One genomic window of Arachis stenosperma cultivar V10309 chromosome 10, arast.V10309.gnm1.PFL2, whole genome shotgun sequence includes the following:
- the LOC130955666 gene encoding UDP-glycosyltransferase 74G1-like yields the protein MGEKMFKTKHVAHCLVLAYPGQGHINPMIQFSKRLSHKGIKITLVTTLSFWNQTNNNSNNFSPDIEPESISDGYDDGGHLAAATLEIYKDTFWKVGRQTLSNLIRKLESSSCNYNNVPVDCVVYDAFMPWALDVAKEFGILGAAFFTQPCAVNNVYLHAHKKLIELPLSESEYSLPGLVKLLPQELPSFLYEYGSYPGYFDIVTDQFSNIHKADWVLANTFDQLEQEVIEWLSKIWPLKTIGPCVPSMYLDKRLQHDKDYGISIHNQNIDACIEWLNDKPKGSVVYVSFGSMAGLSEKQTEELAYGLKNSNYYFMWVVRASEQNKLPKGAFLDTLEKGLIVTWCPQLQVLTHDAVGCFISHCGWNSTLEALSLGVPMIAMPLWTDQTINAKYIKDVWNMGLKVVVDEVEGVVKRETIGNCIKEIMESEKGNGIKENAIKWKNLAKDSVDEGGSSDKNIEEFVAKLAQYAAAK from the exons ATGGGAGAGAAAATGTTCAAAACCAAACATGTAGCTCACTGTTTGGTCTTGGCCTACCCAGGACAAGGCCACATTAACCCCATGATTCAGTTCTCTAAGCGTTTATCACACAAAGGAATCAAGATCACACTTGTAACCACTCTTTCCTTTTGGAACCAAACCAACAACAATAGCAATAATTTCTCTCCGGATATCGAACCGGAGAGCATCTCAGACGGGTATGACGACGGCGGCCATTTAGCCGCCGCCACCCTAGAGATCTACAAAGACACCTTCTGGAAGGTTGGACGCCAAACTCTGTCAAACCTTATTCGCAAACTCGAAAGTAGTAGTTGCAATTACAATAATGTCCCTGTGGATTGTGTTGTTTATGATGCTTTCATGCCTTGGGCACTTGATGTTGCAAAAGAGTTTGGGATCCTTGGTGCTGCGTTCTTCACTCAGCCATGTGCCGTGAACAACGTATACTTGCATGCTCACAAGAAGTTGATTGAGTTGCCACTTTCGGAATCGGAATATTCGTTGCCGGGGTTGGTTAAGCTTTTGCCACAAGAGTTGCCATCTTTCTTGTATGAGTATGGATCCTATCCTGGCTACTTTGACATCGTTACGGATCAGTTTTCAAACATTCATAAGGCAGATTGGGTGCTTGCAAACACATTTGATCAACTCGAACAAGag GTTATTGAATGGTTGTCAAAGATTTGGCCACTGAAGACAATAGGACCATGTGTACCATCTATGTACCTAGACAAAAGACTCCAACATGACAAGGACTATGGTATCAGTATCCATAACCAAAACATAGATGCTTGCATTGAATGGCTCAATGACAAGCCCAAAGGTTCAGTTGTGTATGTCTCTTTTGGAAGCATGGCAGGTCTAAGTGAGAAACAAACCGAGGAACTAGCTTATGGTTTGAAAAATAGTAACTATTATTTCATGTGGGTGGTTAGAGCTTCAGAACAAAACAAACTTCCAAAGGGAGCATTTTTGGACACATTAGAAAAGGGTTTAATAGTTACATGGTGTCCTCAATTACAAGTGTTAACACATGATGCTGTTGGGTGCTTTATTTCACATTGTGGTTGGAATTCTACATTGGAGGCTTTGAGCTTAGGTGTTCCTATGATTGCAATGCCACTTTGGACTGACCAAACCATAAATGCAAAGTATATTAAGGATGTTTGGAACATGGGGCTCAAGGTTGTGGTTGATGAGGTGGAAGGTGTGGTTAAAAGAGAAACTATTGGGAATTGCATAAAGGAAATTATGGAGAGTGAGAAAGGGAATGGAATTAAGGAAAATGCCATCAAATGGAAGAATCTTGCTAAGGATTCTGTTGATGAGGGGGGAAGTTCTGATAAGAATATTGAAGAGTTTGTGGCAAAGTTGGCTCAGTATGCTGCTGCCAAATGA
- the LOC130957680 gene encoding uncharacterized protein LOC130957680, giving the protein MYVEFEQSEADRNILREDYNSDSEEEFESNYEFVAPNGDEDEGDAPMAPDVTEVANALGNEVPFEEPSSMRVLDLEAMHVPEFPEYMTAAEIPIVEDGEFGVGMEFSSREAVIKAVKDYSIRRSVDYRVFESEPLTFYAKCTQYGSGCDWLIRVSLISRRYCWVIRRYNGSHTCTRATISQDHSKLDSITIAEAIKPLVEADPALKVKSVIAEVNRSSTTPSVTGKHGDELVGDIRVMHRVFWSYYPCIRAFRHCKPIVQVDGTHLYGKYKGCLLVAVSQDGNNNIVPIAFAIVEGETSDAWHFFLSNLRQHVVTRDDVGLISDRHESINAAVERSNGAWSPPRAFHMFCIRHIESNFLRKFKAPYLQKLVVNIGYSRTVREYEVRYERLRERGEAYTNWLNRIPREQYALAFDGGYRWGHMTTNLVECINSVLKGARNLPITALVKATFYRLNELFTRKRAEAEARINAGHVFSEIVTSKLHANQLASGNIQVSCFDRQNEVFEVWEMPSRMEFAVDQRGLRCDCGEFQVDRIPYRHVFACCANQRLDWQMYVHDVYKMDQVRRVYRARFRPLGNPAT; this is encoded by the exons AtgtatgttgagtttgaacaatctGAGGCAGACCGGAATATTCTACGGGAAGATTATAATAGTGACAGTGAGGAAGAGTTCGAAAGCAACTATGAATTTGTTGCTCCAAATGGAGATGAAGATGAAGGTGACGCACCCATGGCCCCAGATGTCACGGAAGTGGCAAATGCACTCGGGAACGAAGTTCCGTTTGAGGAGCCATCCTCCATGCGAGTTTTAGACCTGGAAGCCATGCATGTTCCAGAATTTCCAGAATATATGACTGCAG CAGAAATTCCTATTGTGGAAGACGGTGAATTTGGCGTAGGTATGGAGTTCAGTTCAAGAGAAGCTGTTATTAAGGCGGTAAAAGACTATAGCATACGACGAAGCGTAGACTACCGGGTGTTTGAGTCTGAGCCGTTGACATTTTATGCCAAGTGTACACAATATGGGTCAGGGTGTGATTGGCTTATTAGGGTTAGCTTGATCAGCAGGAGGTACTGTTGGGTTATAAGGAGGTATAATGGTAGTCACACATGTACTAGAGCCACCATTTCACAGGATCATTCGAAGCTGGATTCTATCACAATTGCAGAAGCAATTAAGCCACTGGTTGAGGCGGACCCAGCATTGAAGGTAAAATCGGTTATAGCTGAAGTCAATCGAAGTTCAACTACACCGTCAGTTACCGGAAAGCATG GCGATGAGTTGGTGGGTGATATTCGGGTAATGCATCGTGTATTTTGGAGTTATTATCCTTGTATTAGGGCATTCAGACATTGTAAGCCAATTGTACAGGTGGATGGGACACACTTATACGGAAAGTATAAGGGTTGTTTGCTTGTGGCAGTTTCACAAGATGGCAACAACAATATCGTCCCAATTGCATTTGCTATTGTGGAGGGAGAGACCTCTGATGCATGGCATTTTTTCCTTAGTAACCTTCGTCAACATGTTGTAACTCGTGACGATGTGGGACTAATATCCGACAGGCACGAATCCATAAATGCGGCTGTGGAACGCAGTAACGGAGCGTGGTCACCTCCAAGAGCTTTTCATATGTTTTGCATCAGGCATATAGAGTCAAACTTCTTGAGAAAGTTCAAGGCACCGTACCTCCAAAAATTGGTCGTGAACATCG GATATTCTAGGACGGTGCGGGAGTATGAGGTGCGTTACGAGCGGTTACGGGAACGTGGTGAGGCGTACACAAACTGGTTAAACCGAATTCCTCGCGAGCAGTACGCATTGGCCTTTGATGGTGGGTATCGATGGGGGCACATGACAACGAATCTTGTGGAGTGCATTAATTCAGTTTTGAAGGGTGCACGTAATCTCCCCATAACTGCTCTTGTGAAGGCAACATTCTACAGGCTAAATGAGTTATTCACCCGAAAAAGAGCGGAGGCGGAAGCAAGGATCAATGCTGGGCATGTGTTCTCTGAAATCGTGACCTCCAAGTTGCATGCAAACCAACTTGCATCAGGAAATATTCAGGTTAGTTGCTTTGACCGCCAGAATGAGGTCTTTGAGGTTTGGGAGATGCCAAGTAGAATGGAGTTTGCAGTCGATCAACGTGGCCTACGATGTGACTGTGGTGAGTTCCAGGTGGACAGGATCCCCTACAGACATGTATTTGCATGTTGTGCCAACCAGCGACTGGATTGGCAAATGTATGTACATGATGTGTATAAGATGGACCAAGTGCGGCGGGTGTACCGAGCAAGGTTTAGGCCACTGGGTAATCCTGCTACATGA